tttgctGATTTGTGTTGTTAATATATGTAGTACCATTGATTTTTGTACATTTCCTTTGTATGCATCTGTTACGATAAACTCTTATTGACTCTAACAATTATATGTAGATTTGTTTGGAATTTTATGAACATAGTTGATTTTTATGTTCATGAATCTATGTTCTATGAGTGAGATTTGCTAGAAGCTTCCTTTTTCACAGAAACCttgttgataattttatttttaaacagctttattgacatataattgacatAAGTTCTTATTAAGCTCTGGTATCAAGGTTATGTTTACTTCATAAAACATAAGAAACTGGgaattgtttcttatttttatttatgtcataTTGGAACTAGTTGCTCCTTGATTGCCTTATAGAATATGCTTATGAAGAGGTCTAATCCTGATGCTTTAATTTGGTCAAATATTGTCGACTGTTGTTTCCGTCTTTGTCATGGTTACAGTATTATTCcgattttctactttttcttatgtcagtttcagtttagaaagttatttttttctatgattcatttgtaccattaagatttttttggcacacaaattgaaaaaaagattAATTACCCAGTTTCACCAATCTAAGGATATCATGAAGCAGAAATGCAGAAGTCCAGAGCAGAAATAGTCAAACAACAGTAGGCAATCTCTAGATAAGAGGAGAAAAGGGTGCCACCCTGAGGTGTTTTGAGCAGGTCtaagaatgaattaaaatttttacttgcAAACCTTATCACAGATAAAGACCTTTATAATATATAAGGAGTTAGAAGTTGAGAAGAAAAAAGCTAATGACTATAgaggaaaatgagcaaaagaaatgaagctttcagataaagaaatataagtggcttttaagatataaaaaatgcttaaaataattGATAGAGAAATGCTAACTAAAAACTTCAGAAGTGTATTGCTTCTCACTCACCAGATTGGTAAAAATCTAAAAGATTTTGCTCATGTTTAATTTTACTAGCTGATGccaaattcattttcaaataggTTGCATGAACATACACTCTCACTAGTAATGAGTGAGAGTTTCTTCTCTCtacaaaacaatgagaaaaagaatAGACAACCCAGCTAGAAATGGGCAAGATGCTTGAGTTAACAGGAAATTAGAAAATCCAAGATAGTGGTTACCTCTGTGGAAGATGGAGAGGGAAGAAATTAGTGAGGAGTAAATGTTGATAGGGCCTATATACAGGAAATAGTCTCCTTTTTTACCTAGTAAGCAGGCTGCCATTTCAATGCTTTAATTCTTTGAATAATATAAGTTCTACacactttttttgtttgtataatttattttgtgatgagcttttttttttttttttaagtagcctGCCAACTCTAATGTCTTGCATTTATTATGGCTTCTTAATGTTTCAGCAACACTGGTGGGCATGATGAGGTCTGAGTCCAGAGAGACAAAGGATGGAGATTTAAACAACTGTTTGACTATAAAATACTTAGTTTGCTTCCATCCCTGTCTCGCCCAGAACTCAACTGTTATTTTCACACTTCAGGTTCTGTTCCTGTCAATACCTAacttctgtgtattcatttttattactctGAACTATGACAGCAGTGATAAAATACCAGCTCAGACTAGCTTAGGCATTTTATTGGGTCATAACCGAACTACAGCAAAGGTGTAGGAAGAACTGCTCTCAAGATAGAGGGGCATGAAGGGCTGGCTTCCAAAGTTTAGTCCCTTCCAAAGCCGCTCTTACcatcctttctctgcttttctaattgaattaagtttatttttctcaaacagttgccctcctcccaggctggAACCATAGCTTCAGGAGTTTCCAGGCTCATCTCTCCTAccaaaaggagggacttcccCTTACTGTCCATTTAAATAAAAGATGTCAACTGACCACATATGCATGCACCTCCAATCTGTGACTGGCTGTCAAGCTTTCATGGTCAACAGTCCCCATTAGATTCCTAAGTTGGTGGTACAAAGAAACAGGAGTCCTTCAGAAGAAACAGGGGGCCTGTTCTAAAAAGGAAGAAGCCATATTGGATGTATGCACTGTAGATTCCACCTTAtagatggtttttattttcttccctttatgGGTATTCCCTCTCTTCTTACTGTGATTTCAAGAGCATCATGCCGCTCCAGATGTCAAATGCCACCTTCCCTATTACTTTCTTGGTGCATTTCAGAGGCTGCCTGTGAAATGGAAAAGTATAATGATTAGTCATTAAACATTCAGGGCAAATTTGCCTTTGAGAGTTTTTCTTGGGATCAGggggagaatgaaagaaaagcctagcatgatgctgggaagaataaaTTGTTAGGGTAGGTCTGGGTGGGGCCTGCAGGAGCTGGGGAGAAATGGGGGAACACCTTGGCTATACAAACAGTACTCCAGACCTACCACTGACTTGTTGAATGACTGTGGGCgattcctctctctcctttgggCTTCATACTCTTTAAGTATAAAGAATTTGGTCATGACGGTGCCTACAGACCAGCCAGCCCTACTTCTTTGTGAGAATGTGAGATAGCTCTTGGGGCTATTAGAAATGATGTAACAGCCATTTCTCCCTGTGGATAATCCTTGGGGAAGGGCCCAAGGTCCCTCCCAGGATGAGGGTGTATATTTCCTGGTAGAACTAAGAAAATTTAAGTCTTATCCCTTGTGAAACCACAGACCCACCCTTGGCACCTGGCCAAGCTGAAGCTGCATAAAACTAGGCTTAGCTTCAGCTCTCAGTCATACATCTTCTTGACAACATGAAGACCAGAAGCTTCTTGGTCCAGGTGGTGGTGCTTCTCGTCCTTGGGACGCTGGTGGCAGAGGCAGCTATCATAAGAGGTGAGTGGACAAGTGGCCCGGGTGAGGCTGGCTTGGGTTGAGGAGAGGTTGTTAGGGGCAGCCTGGGTCTTGACAAGGGGCAGCATATAGAGCTGGAGCCCACTCTTTAGCCTGGACAGCAGGCTAAAGTTTTGAGTGTATCCAGAGATGTAGGAAGTTGCCCACTAGATTCCATGTACATTCTGCCCCAGGACTGAGAAATCAGGGCTGTTTGTGGAAGGAGTGTTGTAACATGACCTTGGCGTCAAGCACTGATACTTGGACAGAACATGCAATGAAGTTGAGGAGCCCAGGAATCTGGGCCCTGGGTGGTGTCTCTTCCCTGCCTGTTTGCTCCATCAAAGCACCTGAGTCATCAGTCCTGTAAGGGGAGGTTAAGAACTAACAGGGCCTCAGAAATCATGGAGTCTGAAGAcctctgttttccaaagcaggacACCGAGACCTAGAGCGAGGTGAGGAATTGTCAGGGCAATCTCCAGAGCCAGGCTGGAGCTCAGGTCTCCTGGCATTTGTCTCAAAGCTCCTTGCCCTTCCACCAAGTTTCCTCAAAGATGACAATGTGTCCTCATCTCCTGAAAGTCACTCCTCCCTGGCATATCCTCATGAGGGCCCCAAGACCCAGAATGGAGGGTGAGGGGAAGAAATGGACACCCAAAGGAAACCTGGTCCTATGGACCTTTTCTCCAAAGCCCAGGGAACAGCCATCCAAGAGTGCAGACCCTAGCTAGCCCTGGTGAGCCTCCTCTGTCTCAGTGTCCCTCAGCTTAAGGGACACCGCAGTGAGCAGTGGCTGGACCTGGAGGAAAGACTAGATAGTTGAAGCAGACATGCTGGTCTAAATATTAGTAATAGTAGGGATATTTCTTTCAACAGGTCGTCCAAAAGGTCAAGGTactaagaaaacaaatgttttagtCAATGAAAAGGGTCCAATCAACGGTCAATATCCTGTCAAAAGACCAAATCCAGTGAAAGGTCAAGGTCCAGTGAAAGGTCAAGATCCAGTCGAAGGTCAAGATCCAGTCAAAGGACAAGATCCAGTCAAAGGACAAGATCCAGTCAAAGGACAAGATCCAGTCAAAGGTCAAGATCCAGTCAAAGGACAAGATCCAGTCAAAGGTCAAGATCCAGTCAAAGGACAAGATCC
This portion of the Ovis canadensis isolate MfBH-ARS-UI-01 breed Bighorn chromosome 13, ARS-UI_OviCan_v2, whole genome shotgun sequence genome encodes:
- the PI3 gene encoding elafin — encoded protein: MKTRSFLVQVVVLLVLGTLVAEAAIIRGRPKGQGTKKTNVLVNEKGPINGQYPVKRPNPVKGQGPVKGQDPVEGQDPVKGQDPVKGQDPVKGQDPVKGQDPVKGQDPVKGQDPVKGQDPVKGQDPVKGQDPVKGQDPVKGQDPVKGQDPVKGQGPVKGQDPVKGQDPVKGQDPVKGQDRVRGPLLTKRGSCPRVLIRCAMMNPPNRCLRDAQCPGAKKCCEGSCGKTCMDPQ